A part of Scophthalmus maximus strain ysfricsl-2021 chromosome 20, ASM2237912v1, whole genome shotgun sequence genomic DNA contains:
- the noc4l gene encoding nucleolar complex protein 4 homolog, with translation MAPAKKRNVSSAKTTGQSVKTAKLDLDSKVERILESRKHANDVFDILEVLESEKEKDVNTAVSACSKLFCTLLERKDLFIGKLPGEEEAVSGGSGPGEKYSIFMRHRYNSCVEMLLDHLSHEAHSVKESALCCLMKFAAGEGLHPLEDLDWSEHYSFPRELIQTVVDRLLSKTTDNTLVLSRFQEFLEMEDVRFYAMSSIRDSAGKVMDKNQGAVMPIYQNNVFTLISNISMPSQESELTNFMVKQEAKHEDWKAAKLNEHKRVFERMWLGFLKYRLPSSMYKKVLVILHDSILPHMSKPTLMIDFLTAAYEVGGAISLLALNGLFVLIHQHNLDYPDFYKKLYNLLEPSIFHVKYKARFFHLANIFLSSSHLPVYLVAAFAKRLARLALTAPPAALLIVLPFIYNLIRRHPSCRVLIHKPSTEDEPLEDPYLMDEEDPAQCCALESSLWEVKTLQKHYHPDVAKAAMLINKPLSEQEEDISEVLELTVFELMERDLKQTQTKTIPLEFETASQLLQGGGNVLGQHFCLN, from the exons ATGGCGCCGGCCAAAAAACGCAACGTGAGTTCGGCAAAAACAACAGGACAAAGTGTAAAAACGGCTAAACTCGACCTCGACAGCAAAGTCGAGCGAATACTCGAGAGCAGAAAACATGCCAACGACGTTTTTGACATACTCGAGGTCCTCGAG tcagagaaagagaaggatgtTAACACCGCCGTCAGTGCGTGCAGCAAACTCTTCTGCACCTTGTTGGAAAGAAAAGACCTGTTCATTGGGAAACtgcctggagaggaggaggcggtaaGTG GAGGGTCTGGTCCCGGGGAGAAGTACAGCATCTTCATGAGGCACCGTTACAACAGTTGTGTGGAGATGCTGCTCGACCACCTCAGCCACGAAGCTCACAGCGTGAAG GAGAGTGCCCTGTGCTGCCTCATGAAGTTTGCTGCAGGAGAAGGACTGCATCCTCTTGAGGACTTGGACTGGAGTGAACATTACAGCTTCCCGAGGGAACTCATCCAG ACAGTGGTGGACAGACTGCTGTCCAAAACCACAGACAACACTCTGGTGCTCTCCAGGTTCCAGGAATTCCTTGAGATGGAGGATGTACGCTTTTATGCCATGAGCTCCATCCGTGACTCTGCGGGCAAAGTCATGGACAAAAACCAAGGG GCGGTGATGCCCATATACCAGAACAATGTGTTCACCCTCATATCCAACATCAGCATGCCGAGCCAGGAGTCGGAGCTCACCAACTTTATGGTCAAACAGGAAG CCAAGCATGAGGACTGGAAAGCTGCGAAACTGAAt GAGCACAAGCGTGTCTTTGAGAGGATGTGGCTCGGCTTTCTCAAGTACAGG TTGCCAAGCAGCATGTATAAAAAGGTCCTGGTGATTCTCCACGACTCCATTTTGCCCCACATGAGTAAACCAACGCTGATGATTGATTTCTTGACCGCTGCATATGAAGTTG GTGGGGCTATCAGCCTGCTGGCACTCAATGGCCTTTTTGTCCTCATACATCAACACAACCT ggattACCCTGATTTCTATAAGAAATTGTATAATCTGCTCGAGCCTTCCATTTTCCACGTGAAGTACAAAGCACGCTTTTTCCACTTAGCCAACATCTTCCTTAGCTCCAG TCACTTACCAGTGTACCTAGTGGCTGCGTTTGCCAAACGCCTGGCTCGTTTGGCTCTTACAGCGCCGCCTGCAGCCCTCCTCATTGTCCTGCCCTTCATCTACAACCTGATCCGTCGCCACCCGTCTTGCAGAGTCCTTATTCACAAGCCCAGCACAGAGGATG AGCCTCTGGAGGACCCGTATCTAATGGATGAAGAGGACCCTGCTCAGTGCTGTGCCTTAGAGAGCAGCTTGTGGGAAGTTAAG ACTTTGCAGAAGCATTACCATCCTGATGTGGCCAAAGCTGCTATGTTGATCAACAAACCCCTTTCAGAACAAGAGGAGGACATCAGTGAGGTGCTGGAGTTAACAGTGTTTGAG CTGATGGAGAGAGACCTGAAGCAGACCCAGACCAAGACTATTCCACTGGAGTTTGAAACTGCCTCACAGTTGCTACAAGGAGGGGGAAATGTGTTGGGGCAGCACTTCTGTCTGAATTGA
- the pus1 gene encoding tRNA pseudouridine synthase A — protein sequence MFSVRPLLSAFVHQTLTSTTSGGNYRLFCTMSEAAKEEIAAKLMKRANEENEESAEKAQAAKRIKADGEHTEDEKKYPKKKVALLLTYSGKGYYGMQRNPGTSEFKTIEGDLVSALVKSGCIPENHGDEMKKMSFQRCARTDKGVSAAGQVVSLKLRLIDDIIEKINEHLPPQIKVLGLKRVTQGFNSKNNCDARTYSYMLPTVAFSPKDKDTGNISAFRLEPETLQRVNSLLALYKGTHNFHNFTSQKAPNDPSARRYITEMTCGEAFIRSDSEFVVITVRGQSFMLHQIRKMIGLVVAVIKGYVKEEVIERSWGQEKVDVPKAPGLGLVLERVHFDRYNKRFGGDGLHERLEWDREEEAIKAFKEAHIYPTIVETECQEGSMVSWMATLPIHDFEGTSTITRDNKHEKQDNADEENDTD from the exons ATGTTCAGTGTCCGACCACTGCTCAGTGCCTTCGTTCACCAAACACTGACGTCGACGACAAGCG GTGGCAATTATAGGCTCTTTTGCACGATGAGCGAAGCGGCGAAAGAGGAGATCGCAGCCAAGCTGATGAAAAGAGCCAATGAGGAAAACGAGGAGTCTGCTGAGAAGGCACAGGCtgcaaaaagaataaaagcagaCGGGGAACACACCGAAGATGAGAAGAAATatccaaaaaagaaagtggCACTCCTCCTGACATACTCCGGGAAGGGATACTATGGCATGCAG AGGAATCCTGGAACCTCTGAGTTTAAGACCATCGAAGGGGATCTGGTCAGCGCACTTGTAAAGTCTGGCTGCATTCCTGAAAACCACGGCGATGAAATGAAGAAGATGTCTTTCCAAAGATGTGCCAGAACAGATAAG GGTGTGTCTGCCGCCGGCCAAGTTGTGTCTCTAAAGCTGCGTTTGATTGATGACATCATTGAAAAAATCAACGAGCATCTGCCTCCGCAAATCAAAGTCCTCG GTCTTAAACGGGTGACCCAGGGTTTCAATTCCAAAAACAACTGTGATGCTCGTACTTACTCATACATGCTTCCAACAGTGGCCTTTTCCCCAAAAGACAAGGATACAGGGAATATATCAGCATTTCGTTTGGAACCAGAGACACTTCAGAGGGTGAACAGTCTGCTTGCTCTGTACAAAGGCACCCACAACTTCCACAACTTCACCTCGCAGAAGGCTCCAAATGACCCCAGTGCTCGCCGCTACATCACAGAGATGACCTGTGGAGAGGCTTTCATCCGCAGCGACTCCGAGTTCGTAGTGATCACTGTGCGAGGCCAGAGCTTTATGCTGCACCAAATCCGCAAGATGATTGGCCTAGTGGTTGCTGTGATAAAGGGATACGTAAAGGAGGAAGTGATAGAGCGGAGCTGGGGACAGGAGAAGGTGGACGTGCCCAAGGCTCCAGGACTGGGGCTTGTCCTGGAGAGGGTTCACTTTGACCGGTACAACAAACGCTTCGGAGGTGATGGGCTGCATGAGCGGCTAGAGTGGGACCGTGAGGAAGAAGCAATCAAGGCCTTCAAGGAGGCTCACATCTACCCCACCATCGTTGAGACGGAGTGTCAGGAGGGCTCCATGGTCAGCTGGATGGCCACACTTCCTATCCATGACTTTGAAGGCACGTCTACTATAACTCGAGACAATAAGCACGAGAAACAG gacAATGCAGATGAGGAAAATGACACAGATTAG